A window of Rosa rugosa chromosome 7, drRosRugo1.1, whole genome shotgun sequence genomic DNA:
AGTGAAGACCGAGTGAAATCGTGAATGAGTgaggaaagaagaggaagaaaggagaTCGAGTTCCAGTGGTTTAAGGACATCGAGTGAAATCTTGAATGAGTaaggaaagaagaggaagaaaggagaTCGAGTTCTGGACTTCTGGTGGTTTAAGGAGATCGAGTGAAATCGTGATTCAAGGCGGAGTGACTAAGTGAGGAAAGAAGAGGAACTGAGGAAGAAAGGAGATTCAAGGCCCGGATCGAGTGAAAATGTGAAATCGTgaggaaagaagaggaagaaaggagGCGGGTGAACAAGGGAAGGCTGAAGAGTGAAGACTAGATCGAATGGAGATTAGGTTTGGGACTTTGGGTCTTTGGAGCTGAAGACGAAAATCTAGTGTGTCCGATCCTAGAATAACAATTTTGAGCCTTGCGTTATAACCACTCATATACAGACACATGTATCCTTTTTATGTATACAGGCTTTCCGGGCTTTTGCATTTATAAAACTCAGGGCCCAGGCCCGGACCGTTCTTCGACTaccaaggcccggcccggcccgtttctATGAAATTAAAAATAGGGCCCGGACCGTACGGGTCGGGCTTTCACGGGCCGGTCTGGGTTTgcgggttttcgggcttaaatgcccagccctacttcTCACGGGTGTCCATAATAAATTTGGTGCCTGAAGAGTAAGAGGCTTCATGGGTGTCACCGAGTTCAAGACGAAGACTGCGAAACGCGACTTGGAGTTCACTCGGCGTCGTGGGTGTCCAAATAAAAATTATCCGGACATTGGTTCCGTGAAAAATACTTCGaaacccaaaataaaatttcttttggtacaaaaccaagaaagCTCAAAGCCACAAATCatgaactacaatggtttgatcccttcacagggtatgtaggcaatctagcgacccactagatgcaaccacaaattcaaatcgaatccctgactccaccagtcaaattcagccaATCTGAATCtttgactccaccagtcaaattcatccAAACACCAGCAAAATAAAATCATTCCCAAATTACCCAAAAGCAAATTCAAGGGCATTAAACCCTGACAAATAtctcaaacacaaatccaaaataaatgggtcatctacccatttaaatcccaaatactggaactacatgtggtttgatcccgcaagggtatgtaggcaatctggaATCAAATGATCTAGATGCAACCACGTCCTAAACACTTTTCCCATCCCAAAAATCCAAGCCCTCCAATgggtcattcactcattggaactcttgaactacgagtggcttgatacCTTcccgggtacgtaggcaacccattccaaaattcgggtacagccgcaaaaacaaacaaacacacattggtttctttataaatggaatcaaagggtgttctCTTGTAACAAgagattgtaattaagagacacattctgtcttgaatgggtcgaacccgaaataattaaaactctattctgttaatgaatacgagtgaaattacgttgggtgacattttaCACTCTGTGCAATTTTTAACCCAACAAGCGGGGACTGTGCAGATGGGTTGTTGCTGATATGGACGGAGCCGGTGTGGGCTTGCGGTCCCCGATCTGGACAGAGCCGGTCTGGACGAGCTGGTGGCTGAACTGGCCTGCAAGGACGTTGTTGGGCTTGCTGCTCGTGGGGGACTGCTGGGGGATGCCGTCGAGATTGGTGTGGAGGGGAGCAAACGACGTGCAAAGCTAGGCTATCTAGGCCGGGTCTTGCCGACCGaaagaaaaaagattttttttcttttgaattggGTGGcggcagagaaaaaaaaaatttcttctagggttttttttttcttggttattagctctgagcgtgctgataacgtgttaaagtaaaatgacaattggaattggtctattcatttcatttcatagcccctttatatagggagagaattacaacggaaatatcaattacaatgatgacattaactactTATTGGTCCTTGAtccatgctgattgatggtgattgctaattacttgattccctttccgtcaatcactttgatgaaggcacataatgtgtttttcctttaacaaattcagatttatagagtaattaaatcattgaattCAGTAAGTTTtatattttaaagataatagtttgtttgcaaattatatgactAAGGTTATTTTCAGGAAATTCAGTCAGGTTTACCGGAGTGACTAAAtataatttttgaaaatttaataagAGATGTAAAAAGCATCGGATGTAAATTCAGTAAATTTGGATGTTTCAATACAAATACTCTTCAAATGTACATCCACTTTTATCATTTCAGTTAGTCACAAATCATGCGACGGTCtcacttgacctagttgtaatagtaTATGATTTGTAACggaaaacaaacaatttaccaAAACTTACGAACACATGAACCGAAACATTAAACAAATCAATTAGTATTATGATGTAATATTCACTATATACACTACTACATATTGAATATACGTATCAATTTGTAAatgttccaatagaaaaactcttaaaAACCATACCGTCCATCCACTTTAATCAGTGCAGTTACTCGCAAATGGTCATAACGGTCTCACTTGAACGCCTAATGGTAATGTATATGATTTGTAACGGAATACAAATAATTAGGACAATTATAAACACTGACAACCGAAttattaaacaaaacaaatagtATTATGATGTAATATTCACTATATACACTACTACATAGTGAATATACGTATCATATTGTAATTTAATGATTTTCCCAAACGATTAAAATGCCTTACCATTTTCAATACCCAGTGATGGATACTATGCGAAATGTTGTACAAGATTCTGAACATTGTTATGTCATTTTCTGCAATACACAACGATTTCTCACTAAACGATCTGCCCTAATTTTGATCTCCCCAATCCTCATGTAATGTCTGTAAGGTTTCCAGGAACCTATTAATAAGTTTATAGTTTAATATGTCACGTCACCATAATTTAAATCTTCAACAGCACTACACCCAGTGCATCCATTGTCAACAAACCTTGCAGACCACGGTCCTGCGTTTGTTTTGTATATCACTCACCCTACTCAAGTAGTACAACATAAGTACCTCATATTTATTGGGCACCTAACAATATCAGTTTGAAACCCAACATAAACGTTCAATCACACTAACCACCAATTTCTACAAATGTGTCATTATTACTGTTTAGAAATTTCGTTGTCTGTCCCATGACTATCACAAAACGATACGTGCACAATAGCCATGCATAATGGATGACGTTATGCCATATTCACGGCCGTTAACCTGCGAATCATGTCCAATACTATGTTCAATATTACCACACAAACCTCCCCACTCCCTCAACATAAACACACTCAATAAACACTTGCATTGCGTAGCTAACTAAAGTACATACACTTTACTACCCACTTGCGCTTGCTAATATCACCACCTTATTAAATACCTGAATCATTATCCCCCTAACTTTGTAATTACAAAGACCCTGCTCTGACTCACAAGAACACCAGTCTTCTTCGACCCACTGCATGGACCCGAATGGTAGATCCGACTTCTAGTTGGAGATCATCCTTCATTTTCTTATATCCCGCACTTAAGTAGTGGGTTGAGTTTGTTGGCATCACCCTAATGAGCTAGACCCGACCGTCCGATTTTTGGACCTTGATCATCGGTTTTTCTCTTCGGCCAAACAGCGACCTAGCAAAGTCACTCTGCAGTGCCTACAATAACATCGCGACATTAATGTAAATATAATATGGTCCCATAAGTAGAGGTCACACATGCACACGTACATGACTTGCAATTCTAAATATCCAAAAAATACACTACTTACACTGTGTCGACGCTGAATCCTACATTGGGCCGAACGAAATCCATTCCACCTGTCAGGGACCCTTTCCTCTTGTACCTGTTGGTGACCAGGTTCTGGCATATTCCCATTTGCGATTAGTTCGGCCAAATCATCCCCAttggctccttcttcttccactGCCGGTTCCACCTCGGCAGGCACATTAGCTAGAAGAAGGCGAGGCGGCGGTCTTGCCGGAGTCGGCTGGTTCCGCCACATTGTCAGAGTCTCATGCTCTGTGTTGAACACAAGTACAGAGAAACACAACCAACCGATATAGGTGAAAACACAGCATCGCGTCCCGTCTAAACCATTATCTGACCGAAATCGTTCCCACCCTGTTCCAAACGTCAGCTTCCTACTGGCGATCATCTGAACCCCCCACCATTTTCCAGGCACTGACCTCCAACGCAAGTTGCAGAGTCCCGGTGCGCCGTCCGCTTTCagtgtatcgtgaagcaagccTCTTGGTACAACCGGCTGTGGACCATGACATTTGTAATGAGACTCACATCTGAAACATGACTACACCGGACCATTACAACAGATGCTTCAGTTTAAAAGTATTAACTCACCACGGTGACGTTCTGATCCCATGCATCCCACATGAAGGAGTCCAATAGCCCCGTCAAAATCCCTGCTCGGTCCACTTCATATCCGTTGGGCGGTTTCGGGTTCCGCAGCATCAACTGCCCAGTGACATTAAATCGCTTAATGGTGAACTCCATGTTGCCGTTGTATTCGAACAACAATACCAACCGTCCCTCCCCATCTCTGATACGATCCATAAATATTTCCCATCGATCTTTCAGCCACTTTAGGGGTCCTGTTCTGCGACCTGTACCAGGTACTCAATGTCCGGTAAGCCGGCCAATCTTGTCGTAGCGATTCCCTAGTTGTCGCCCACCATGTGCCTCTCTGTGAACAGAGGGGGGAATTTTCTGCACAAGGAAGGACCGAGTTGAAGCAGATAAATAATCAATTTAACAAATGTAAACATGATGAAGTTAACTCGGCTTGTCGGTTAACATTTTTTTGGTGTAGGCCGGGGTGCGTTACACACATAACGCATACACTCACCGCCTTTTTGACGTTCTTCTTCAGAAAAGCTACAGTTATTATGAAGTAAGGGAGGTTGACATCGCCGATTTCTCCCATTCCGTATCGATCAACTCATCGGAACCTGAAAATTAACTATTGAAGGACATTAAAAACCGTCATTACAACTTCTTGCTGGATTGGATCCAACGCTGAACTTACCTTCTGCTTATTTGATGAGTGCCGGCCTGAATCGTTAAAATGGGTAGGGTAAGCTGGGTAGGCGGTTTCTAACTTTTGCTTATTTGGTAAAGGGGGACTGCAAAAAATCTTAAACCTTTTGAAAGGCAACCTCATTTCCATTTGCAATTACGAATATCTCCTTATTTATAATTACTGCGTCACATGGTCTACTATGAGGGATTGAAATGGAATTTGCAGTAGCCAACTTTTGAAAGCAGCGGTCCACCTTTGGATTTGAACTGTTCCAATACCACTTCATTCATTAATAAGTACAAACGATGAATATATTCATGTTCAGTTAAGCACACACATACTATTATTTTATTACACATACATATATTGAGACGTTATGTTGAATCTATTGGTCTGGTAATTTGGCCAAATACAAAATTAATACAACTATTAATCTGTTGTAGTAATGTGGAATACATTTCCTACTTCAGTACCAACAAACAACCCCCTTcatatctattttcattttcttcatttacAACATATAGGTGACTATCACAAATATCCCTTCGTAATGATTCTGAAATCTTAGTGACAGATCTTATATCCTTTATTTGACTCATTAAGGCTAATGTCTTCATCAGTTTGCTTCATCCCAAATAATGGGTTGTCGTGTCATAATGGAGCCACTATGCATCAGAATGGATTGAAATCGGTTCACTTTCAATTGTTTAACCAAAACAAGTAAAATGATACTTAACGATTTGTAAACTTCTCCAACCCCACTTTACTGGATTTTATAGTAGCTACGTCATACATTTTAAATTCATTTCAGACGTCCATAGTCTATGTGGCCACGGACCCATACGGATTAGTTTTCCTCCGGTTCATTCTCCTTAACTAAATACATAATACAGTTTGGATACGTTAGTCCAATTAATTATATGGATCCATTTCAGAATTGAAAGCATAAATAAATTTACCTGAATTATTTTTGTCAACCCTTTTCTATGCAAAAACCATGCTGTTTATTTACGTTAATGAAAAAACGATACCGTCTGGTCTCATCTTGTAACTTTGGATTCAGTTACAGCTTCACCTTCCTCCATGGGCAGCCGTTCTTTCAACAAACTGTTGTCTAATTTACAAACCACTTCAGTACGCGATTCAGGACCTGGTTTTGAACATGACGATTTATTTTGTTCCTCCATTAATTACAAATAATGGTATACCCCAATGTTTGTGACTTGTATTACTTCCTCATTATCACCTTCATTGCATAATTTATTCACTCCATCATTTATGAAGAGCTATGATCGATGTGACACATACCTTCATTTTGTAGTTATACAAGTAATCAAATGACCATAAACGAGTTACTTTTCAAAACTGTTTGATGTGAAAGTGGTGTTGGTCTGAAGGGGTATGCAAAGATGCACAATGGTTTATGCTGATGGTTATAAAAGGCAACGCTCCGTACCTATTTATTACACACACAACTGGTACCACAATCTACGGAATGGACAGACTTAGCAACTTACCGAGTGAGTTAGTAGACAAAATTTTGTGCATCCTGCCGATTAAGGAGACTGTTAAGACATGTCTGTTATCAACCCAATAGCGGTATAAATGTCATACCTTGTCACACCTTCAGTTTGATAATGAGTGCGCATGGAGCAACCCCGACTTTGTTAACATGGTCGATCATGTGCTCTCAAATCATATAGGCCTCATTTGCACCTTCAAAGTACTTCGTCATGACATTCTACACCCAAATGACATTGATCGCTGGATATTTGTGTAAGACTTAATGTGGACTCTCAATATTCTTTAAGTGTTACAATAACTAAGTTGCATATTTGCAGAACAAGCAAATAGACATTCCTAGTGTTCATAAGTTCATGTTGGGTTTCCTATTGATATCAGTACTGTTTTAAGAGGTTACCTTGCTAATGAGGTATACCTAATTGTATATGGAACTGGAAACAGGTTGGCCTAAATGTAAAAGGATTAggaaacctttatgggaggcACCTAATCTTTAAGCCTATATATATTGACCTTGATCCCTGCTCTAAAAATCACACAAGCACTCAAGTTCTCTGCCCCATTAGTGAGATTGCCTTCATCAGATTGTTCAGAGGAGAAGATCAAGCATGTCTTATTCAAGTTAGCTTTCTTGATTTGAGTACGATATATAGCTGCATATATGTTTCTGTAAATAacaacaattggtatcagagcctatGTGCTCCATCAAGAaccttaaaaaataataataataataaataaataaacaaaaaatacagaCACCCTGTTTCTTGTTTTAAGTTTTTGGGTCTCACTTTATTAATATTGACACCCAAAGCCCATTTAAAGCCAAACTAAAATCTGCAATGACGATGGCTCTTTGTCAAACCAGTCATTAATTTTCCCAACGGTTATCCCCAAAATTGATTTCCAGAATTCTAGAGTCCTTCGATGATGATCTTGATCATGAGCTTTTCCGCCTAAATTTTCTTCTTGTGATTGGGATCATGATTGGAGAACTCTACTGTCCTACCGGGTTTTGGATTGTCTTCTTTTCATCAACAAGAAACAGGCTTCGTATCCTGGTATGTTTCTGATAAAATTGAAAGCTTTCTGTGATTTGAGTATTGGTGTATCTTTCATATTAGCGTTTATCTCCCTATTCAGTAGTTGATACATTCTTGTGAACATGCTGTAACAAAAACCTAAATCACATGAAGCTTTAAAACATTCCTTGATCCAGTTTAATCATAATCTTTTAACAAACTGTATTGTCAATAGCAATCTTttgaaaataattaaaattgaacATAAGTAATGGATCAACCACTTGTAATATTGAATCTAATTGTCTGTGTCTTTGCTCCCTTAAGGAGGTTTAAACATTCACAACTCTTAGGTTCGATGTTAGCatataacagaaaattaaaatgcATTCAGTGGTTGTTAGAAATTGTTCTTCTTGCCACTCTAGGTGTTGACATAATCTAATAAACCTATAGTTGTTTTAATGTTCTGGTTATATGATTCAGCTTGTGTCTATATGTCCTTTGCCACCCTAGGTAAGGCAGACACCTTATGTTTTTAGGGGCACTTCAGTTCAATGCCTTATGTTTATATTTATAAAATTTATTACTAAATCTGGAACCTCTGCATGTTTTTACTACAGCTATGAACCTCCCCTTAGGACTACATCAAATTGAAAACCTAAATGGATCAAACTTTAAACAATGGAAGCGAGATATAGAGCTGCATCTAGGAATGATAGATTTTGACCATGTCCTTAAGGAAGATCCACCAGCTGAACCAACACCAACTACCAGTAAAGAAGTGAAAGATAAGTACCATCAATGGCACAAACACAACAGATTGACCCTAGTAATCCTGAAGAAATTTATGACAGATGCTGTGAGAGGTGGTATACCTGAGTCTGAGTATGCTAGGGAATACTTCAAAAACGTAGAAGAAAAATTCAAAGTGTCAGATAAAGCTGAAATTGGAAACTTGATGAATACTCTCATTACCATGAAGTTTGACGGAGTTGGAAGCATTAGAGAATATATAATGAAGGGTATTGATGTAGCTGCAAAACTCAAGGTCCTAAATGTCAGTATTGAAGACACCTTCTTGGTACACTTGCTTTTGCATTCTCTACCTCAACAATATAGTCAGATGCAGTCAAATTATAATACACAGAAGGAGAGTTGGAGTGTAAATGAATTGATTTCAATATGTGTCCAAGAAGAGGACATAGTTAAGAAGGGAAAGAGCATTGGAGTGAATCTTGTCAGCACGCCTCAATTTAAAAAGAAATTCAGCTATAGGCCAAACCAATCTGGTACCTCATCTTCCAAAGTTTCTCAGGGAACTTCTCAGGGATCTAGCAACtttaaaaattttaagaatGGTTTTGTGAAGTGTTTTTTCTGCCGAAAGCCTAGTCATGTCAAAAAGGATTGCAAAGGTTTTAAAGACTGGCTCATAAAGAAAGGTAATAAATTTCAAAACAAAACGGTTTTTCATTTAGAAAATAACCTTGTTAGTGTCTCTTCTAGTTCTTGGTGGTTTGATACTGCTTCACCAATACATGTCATTACATCTTTGCAGGGATATCTAAGAAAGAGGATACCAAATAAACATGAGGCTAGGATTAACTCGGGGAATGGCAACAGAATAGCAGTTAAAGCAATTGGAGTAGTTAGATTATTTTTTCCTAGTGGTTTTACTTTAGATTTGGATAATGTGTACTGCATACCTTCTATGCAGAGAAATTTAGTTTCAGGATCTCTTTTTGTCAAAACTCATGGCTTTTCTTTTGTTGGTAATAATAAAAGTTTGGATTTCTTcaatttttctgattttattggtAATGCATCTCTTGTTGATGGTTATTGGCATTTAAACTGTAGAAATTCTCTTGAGGTGTTTTTGACAGAGAAAACTATAGGATCTAAATGACCTAGACATGATGAAAAGTCAGCTTTTCTTTGGCATAAAAGGCTGGGACATATTTCTAAAGAAAGGTTAAAAATACTTGTGAGAGACAACATCCTCCCTTCATTGGATTTCACTGATTTTGATATCTGCATTGAGTGTCTTAAGGGTAAAACAACTAAGTCTAGGAAATTGGGGTCTGTTAGAAGCCAAGAACTATTAGAATTAATTCACACTGACATTTGTGGTCCTTTTCCTCATCAAACTCTCTGTAGAAATCAGTATTTTATTACctttattgatgatttttcaaggtTTTGCCATGTATTTcttatttctgaaaaatcaCAGGCTTTAGAAGTCTTTAAAATATTTAAGGCTGAGGCAGAAAAACAGTTAAATAAAGTGATTAAAGTTGTTAGATCAGATAGGGGAGGTGAGTATTATGGTAGGCATACAGAAGCAGGACAGAATATGGGACCCTTTGTTCTTTATCTTCAAGAATGTGGTATTCAAGCTCAGTACACCACTCCAGGGACACCAGAACAGAATGGAGTTGCAGAGAGAAGGAACAGAACATTGATCAATATGGTTAGAAGTATGATTAGTAGGTCAGGACTTCCAAGATTCTTGTGGGGGGAAGCATTGAGAATTGCTAactatatttgcaacagaacccCTAGTAAGTCAGTCAATAACAATACACCTTTTGGGCTATGGTTCGGCATAAAGCCAAGTTTAAATCATTTTCATGTGTGGGGATGCAAGGCAGAGGCAAAAATTTATAATCCTAAGGCCGGGAAGCTTGATCCAAGAACCTCGAGTGTTTTCATTGTAGGATACTTAACTAAATCTAAGGGATATAGATTTTACAGTCCACATCATCATACAAGAATTTTGGAGACTAATAGAGCTATTTTTTTGGGAGAGATGAATGATGTTGACAATGTTATTATGGATGAGTTGGACTTAGAAGCTGCAAGAAATACAGTAAGTGACATTGATGAATGGTTTGTGTATAATGAAGAAGATAATAATGAGCCTAGTGCATTGAATGAAGAAGTGATGGCAGCTCCAAATTTGGACAATGTTGTACCACCAGTTAATAATATTGCAGAAGTAAATGAGGAGGAAAATCATGTGCAGCAGCGGTTAGAAGATGACCATATTAATATTCCagta
This region includes:
- the LOC133720766 gene encoding uncharacterized protein LOC133720766; its protein translation is MNLPLGLHQIENLNGSNFKQWKRDIELHLGMIDFDHVLKEDPPAEPTPTTSKEVKDKYHQWHKHNRLTLVILKKFMTDAVRGGIPESEYAREYFKNVEEKFKVSDKAEIGNLMNTLITMKFDGVGSIREYIMKGIDVAAKLKVLNVSIEDTFLVHLLLHSLPQQYSQMQSNYNTQKESWSVNELISICVQEEDIVKKGKSIGVNLVSTPQFKKKFSYRPNQSGTSSSKVSQGTSQGSSNFKNFKNGFVKCFFCRKPSHVKKDCKGFKDWLIKKGISKKEDTK